One genomic window of Bdellovibrionota bacterium includes the following:
- a CDS encoding Ig-like domain-containing protein, with the protein MRSKLKIWMAASAGAGLLFAGCGREDTNRLGNFQNLSGFRVIFTDPGYNAEMVPLDSQIRVQFSEPIDQASVTGSVKVTETIGQDVKDITQEGSLSIQNSSMLIFAPSRQFVRDAMYQMTIFTGLRSLTGNSLLYQTLVPFYTGLRSDSTGFGVISVAGPPQVVSLDVYQGSGVCLAFTVEFNEDLSSVPTAKMDVRAGVPFVGNGFVTRTELLYAAPIYPDNYRQFWLVPGNLGCSQDMCDAGTELEVKVTNAIDRSGERLLDNASSDEQFKTPGDYLCM; encoded by the coding sequence ATGAGATCGAAACTAAAGATTTGGATGGCGGCATCGGCTGGAGCAGGCCTTCTTTTCGCCGGATGCGGCAGGGAAGACACGAACCGGCTCGGAAATTTCCAAAACCTCAGTGGATTCCGGGTCATCTTTACAGACCCCGGCTACAACGCCGAGATGGTGCCTTTGGATTCCCAAATTCGAGTTCAGTTCAGTGAACCGATCGACCAGGCCAGCGTGACCGGCAGCGTGAAGGTCACCGAAACGATCGGTCAAGATGTGAAGGACATCACGCAAGAGGGATCCCTCTCGATACAAAACAGTTCCATGTTGATATTTGCTCCCAGCCGGCAATTTGTCCGAGACGCGATGTACCAGATGACGATTTTCACGGGATTACGGTCATTGACGGGGAACAGTCTCCTGTATCAGACGCTCGTTCCCTTCTACACCGGCCTCCGCAGCGACAGCACCGGTTTCGGCGTCATTTCCGTGGCCGGTCCGCCACAAGTTGTGAGCCTGGATGTTTATCAAGGCTCCGGTGTGTGCCTAGCGTTTACGGTGGAGTTCAACGAGGATCTTTCCTCGGTTCCGACAGCCAAAATGGACGTGCGAGCAGGCGTTCCCTTTGTCGGCAACGGTTTCGTGACACGCACCGAACTCCTGTATGCGGCTCCAATTTACCCCGACAATTATCGTCAGTTTTGGCTGGTTCCTGGGAACCTCGGATGTTCACAGGACATGTGTGATGCCGGGACCGAGCTCGAAGTGAAGGTTACGAATGCCATTGACCGTTCCGGGGAAAGGTTGCTAGACAATGCGAGCAGTGATGAACAATTTAAGACCCCAGGCGATTATCTCTGCATGTAA
- the lnt gene encoding apolipoprotein N-acyltransferase, whose translation MRKRIALPSSILLTALSYPLALYTPNLAPAWVSSVVVWFALVPLLLSLHRATPGESFRWGYIYGLFANGAALFWIIIAMRKYGNLSWLLSGSILFSLIAELAFYPAVTFWTMARLRNFAPAWLVGALSFTLLEWTRVYMPLEGYPWITPAYGLYGDSCLIQIVEWTGVAGLNLLIFTFSFSLADSLTRKEERRLSAIPALVAVGAMIAAGHLYGFIRLRTFDSVSTVDSSVRVSLIQANIPQDSKWQSASRSQIFEKYGRLTAAAVARDSDLIVWPEAAFPLTVASSTSAFPILRETLGEADLVLGAATWERAGDRELYRNSAFIVGPDARVKLRYDKRHLVPFGEYVPFSDILPTQKFVPAVAGNFVKGGVPILATVPRRPDARYGILICYEVLFPDLAVDLVRGGANFLVNITNDAWFDETSGPYQHVEFGRFRAIETRRPIVRAANTGVTAWFDARGNIHDTTSLFTEGLVTTDIHPRREMTFYVRHPQFIPHVAAMILLIAGLGFFRRRS comes from the coding sequence GTGCGTAAGCGAATTGCCCTCCCCTCCAGCATTCTGCTCACCGCTCTCTCGTATCCGCTGGCCCTCTACACCCCCAACCTGGCTCCAGCCTGGGTATCCAGCGTCGTCGTGTGGTTTGCCCTGGTTCCCCTTTTGCTCTCCTTGCATCGTGCGACGCCGGGAGAGAGTTTTCGCTGGGGATACATCTACGGCCTGTTTGCGAACGGTGCGGCGCTCTTCTGGATCATTATCGCGATGAGAAAATACGGAAATCTGTCTTGGCTCCTTTCGGGTTCCATCCTTTTCTCCTTGATCGCCGAACTGGCGTTCTATCCGGCGGTAACATTTTGGACGATGGCGCGGCTTCGGAACTTCGCCCCTGCCTGGCTCGTGGGGGCTCTCTCTTTCACGTTATTGGAATGGACGCGCGTCTACATGCCGCTGGAAGGCTATCCGTGGATCACGCCCGCCTACGGTCTTTACGGCGATTCTTGTCTGATCCAGATCGTAGAATGGACCGGCGTGGCCGGACTTAATCTCCTGATTTTCACTTTCAGTTTCAGCCTTGCGGATTCGCTGACCCGAAAGGAGGAACGGCGGTTGTCCGCGATTCCGGCGCTCGTCGCGGTCGGAGCGATGATCGCCGCAGGGCATCTGTACGGCTTTATTCGGCTTCGTACGTTTGATTCGGTTTCGACGGTCGACTCTTCCGTTCGCGTCTCGTTGATTCAAGCGAACATCCCTCAGGACAGTAAATGGCAGAGTGCTTCGCGATCCCAAATCTTCGAGAAATACGGCAGGCTGACCGCCGCGGCTGTGGCCCGAGACTCGGACCTGATTGTCTGGCCCGAAGCGGCGTTCCCGCTGACCGTCGCGTCATCGACTTCCGCCTTTCCAATCCTTCGCGAAACGCTGGGAGAGGCGGATCTCGTGCTCGGCGCCGCCACCTGGGAACGAGCGGGTGACCGAGAACTCTATCGAAACTCGGCCTTTATCGTCGGACCGGATGCTCGAGTGAAACTGCGTTACGACAAGCGGCATTTGGTCCCCTTCGGAGAGTACGTCCCCTTTTCGGATATCCTTCCCACGCAGAAGTTCGTGCCGGCCGTCGCGGGGAATTTTGTCAAAGGGGGAGTCCCCATTCTCGCGACAGTCCCCCGAAGGCCGGACGCGCGTTACGGCATTCTGATCTGTTATGAGGTGCTGTTCCCCGACTTGGCCGTGGATCTCGTGCGCGGAGGGGCCAATTTCCTCGTCAACATCACGAACGACGCTTGGTTCGACGAGACTTCCGGACCGTACCAACACGTGGAATTCGGGCGCTTTCGGGCCATTGAAACCCGGCGACCGATCGTCCGAGCCGCGAACACGGGAGTGACCGCATGGTTCGACGCAAGGGGAAACATTCACGACACCACTTCGTTGTTTACGGAAGGCCTCGTCACGACCGATATTCATCCGAGGCGGGAAATGACTTTTTACGTACGGCACCCGCAGTTCATCCCGCACGTGGCCGCAATGATTCTTTTGATCGCCGGACTTGGCTTCTTCCGCCGACGCTCGTAA